A window of the Diabrotica undecimpunctata isolate CICGRU chromosome 1, icDiaUnde3, whole genome shotgun sequence genome harbors these coding sequences:
- the sqd gene encoding RNA-binding protein squid isoform X2 → MENGEDFSKDVSAEHQNGSGDAPADSGSAETPGRDDDRKLFVGGMSWETTDRELREHFGQYGEIESINVKTDPNTGRSRGFAFIVFTTTEAIDKVVAAGDHVINGKKVDPKKAKARHGKIFVGGLTSDLSDDDIKNYFSQFGSIIDIEMPFDKQKNQRKGFCFITFESEQVVNELLKQPKQTIKDKEVDVKKATPKPDQMGGPMMSMRGMRGSRGGPMRGGRGGRGGYGNQNWNQAYGGYGYGQGYGYDGYSQGYDYYGSGYGGYGGYDYSNYGGGNYGGAGGYQSGGAAGGGGGGGGAKQRGAGQRNQRFQPYQK, encoded by the exons ATGGAGAACGGTGAAGATTTTTCTAAAGATGTCTCAGCAGAGCATCAAAATGGATCAGGTGACGCTCCAGCAGATAGTGGAAGTGCAGAAACGCCCGGTCGTGATGACGATAG aaaattatTTGTTGGTGGCATGAGTTGGGAAACGACTGATA GGGAATTGAGAGAACATTTTGGCCAATATGGTGAAATTGAAAGTATAAATGTAAAGACAGATCCCAACACTGGTAGATCAAGGGGATTTGCATTCATAGTATTTACCACAACAGAAGCCATTGACAAAGTTGTAGCTGCAGGTGACCATGTCATTAATGGCAAAAAAGTTGACCCTAAAAAAGCCAAAGCAAGGCATGGAAAAATATTTGTAGGTGGTCTCACCTCTGACTTGAGTGATGATGATATCAAGAACTATTTCTCACAATTTGGATCG ATCATTGATATTGAAATGCCATTTGACAAGCAAAAGAACCAAAGGAAAGGATTCTGCTTCATCACATTTGAATCTGAACAAGTAGTAAATGAGTTACTCAAGCAACCCAAACAAACCATTAAAGACAAAGAG GTTGATGTAAAAAAAGCCACACCCAAACCAGACCAAATGGGCGGTCCCATGATGAGCATGCGCGGTATGCGAGGCAGCAGAGGCGGTCCTATGAGGGGCGGTCGCGGTGGCCGAGGCGGCTATGGAAACCAGAACTGGAACCAAGCCTATGGTGGCTATGGTTATGGCCAAGGGTATGGCTATGACGGCTACAGCCAAGGTTATGACTACTACGGCAGTGGCTATGGGGGTTATGGAGGTTATGATTACTCAAACTATGGCGGCGGTAACTACG GTGGAGCCGGCGGATACCAATCTGGTGGTGCGGCTGGTGGTGGCGGCGGAGGCGGTGGCGCTAAACAAAGAGGAGCTGGCCAACGCAACCAAAGGTTCCAACCCTATCAGAAGTGA
- the sqd gene encoding RNA-binding protein squid isoform X1: MENGEDFSKDVSAEHQNGSGDAPADSGSAETPGRDDDRKLFVGGMSWETTDRELREHFGQYGEIESINVKTDPNTGRSRGFAFIVFTTTEAIDKVVAAGDHVINGKKVDPKKAKARHGKIFVGGLTSDLSDDDIKNYFSQFGSIIDIEMPFDKQKNQRKGFCFITFESEQVVNELLKQPKQTIKDKEVDVKKATPKPDQMGGPMMSMRGMRGSRGGPMRGGRGGRGGYGNQNWNQAYGGYGYGQGYGYDGYSQGYDYYGSGYGGYGGYDYSNYGGGNYDQGYGYEGGYGGGGGTGRNVNTRGKGGAGGYQSGGAAGGGGGGGGAKQRGAGQRNQRFQPYQK, encoded by the exons ATGGAGAACGGTGAAGATTTTTCTAAAGATGTCTCAGCAGAGCATCAAAATGGATCAGGTGACGCTCCAGCAGATAGTGGAAGTGCAGAAACGCCCGGTCGTGATGACGATAG aaaattatTTGTTGGTGGCATGAGTTGGGAAACGACTGATA GGGAATTGAGAGAACATTTTGGCCAATATGGTGAAATTGAAAGTATAAATGTAAAGACAGATCCCAACACTGGTAGATCAAGGGGATTTGCATTCATAGTATTTACCACAACAGAAGCCATTGACAAAGTTGTAGCTGCAGGTGACCATGTCATTAATGGCAAAAAAGTTGACCCTAAAAAAGCCAAAGCAAGGCATGGAAAAATATTTGTAGGTGGTCTCACCTCTGACTTGAGTGATGATGATATCAAGAACTATTTCTCACAATTTGGATCG ATCATTGATATTGAAATGCCATTTGACAAGCAAAAGAACCAAAGGAAAGGATTCTGCTTCATCACATTTGAATCTGAACAAGTAGTAAATGAGTTACTCAAGCAACCCAAACAAACCATTAAAGACAAAGAG GTTGATGTAAAAAAAGCCACACCCAAACCAGACCAAATGGGCGGTCCCATGATGAGCATGCGCGGTATGCGAGGCAGCAGAGGCGGTCCTATGAGGGGCGGTCGCGGTGGCCGAGGCGGCTATGGAAACCAGAACTGGAACCAAGCCTATGGTGGCTATGGTTATGGCCAAGGGTATGGCTATGACGGCTACAGCCAAGGTTATGACTACTACGGCAGTGGCTATGGGGGTTATGGAGGTTATGATTACTCAAACTATGGCGGCGGTAACTACG ACCAGGGATATGGTTATGAAGGAGGATATGGTGGTGGTGGTGGAACCGGACGCAATGTTAACACTCGTGGAAAAG GTGGAGCCGGCGGATACCAATCTGGTGGTGCGGCTGGTGGTGGCGGCGGAGGCGGTGGCGCTAAACAAAGAGGAGCTGGCCAACGCAACCAAAGGTTCCAACCCTATCAGAAGTGA
- the sqd gene encoding RNA-binding protein squid isoform X3, with amino-acid sequence MSWETTDRELREHFGQYGEIESINVKTDPNTGRSRGFAFIVFTTTEAIDKVVAAGDHVINGKKVDPKKAKARHGKIFVGGLTSDLSDDDIKNYFSQFGSIIDIEMPFDKQKNQRKGFCFITFESEQVVNELLKQPKQTIKDKEVDVKKATPKPDQMGGPMMSMRGMRGSRGGPMRGGRGGRGGYGNQNWNQAYGGYGYGQGYGYDGYSQGYDYYGSGYGGYGGYDYSNYGGGNYDQGYGYEGGYGGGGGTGRNVNTRGKGGAGGYQSGGAAGGGGGGGGAKQRGAGQRNQRFQPYQK; translated from the exons ATGAGTTGGGAAACGACTGATA GGGAATTGAGAGAACATTTTGGCCAATATGGTGAAATTGAAAGTATAAATGTAAAGACAGATCCCAACACTGGTAGATCAAGGGGATTTGCATTCATAGTATTTACCACAACAGAAGCCATTGACAAAGTTGTAGCTGCAGGTGACCATGTCATTAATGGCAAAAAAGTTGACCCTAAAAAAGCCAAAGCAAGGCATGGAAAAATATTTGTAGGTGGTCTCACCTCTGACTTGAGTGATGATGATATCAAGAACTATTTCTCACAATTTGGATCG ATCATTGATATTGAAATGCCATTTGACAAGCAAAAGAACCAAAGGAAAGGATTCTGCTTCATCACATTTGAATCTGAACAAGTAGTAAATGAGTTACTCAAGCAACCCAAACAAACCATTAAAGACAAAGAG GTTGATGTAAAAAAAGCCACACCCAAACCAGACCAAATGGGCGGTCCCATGATGAGCATGCGCGGTATGCGAGGCAGCAGAGGCGGTCCTATGAGGGGCGGTCGCGGTGGCCGAGGCGGCTATGGAAACCAGAACTGGAACCAAGCCTATGGTGGCTATGGTTATGGCCAAGGGTATGGCTATGACGGCTACAGCCAAGGTTATGACTACTACGGCAGTGGCTATGGGGGTTATGGAGGTTATGATTACTCAAACTATGGCGGCGGTAACTACG ACCAGGGATATGGTTATGAAGGAGGATATGGTGGTGGTGGTGGAACCGGACGCAATGTTAACACTCGTGGAAAAG GTGGAGCCGGCGGATACCAATCTGGTGGTGCGGCTGGTGGTGGCGGCGGAGGCGGTGGCGCTAAACAAAGAGGAGCTGGCCAACGCAACCAAAGGTTCCAACCCTATCAGAAGTGA